Proteins encoded by one window of Sus scrofa isolate TJ Tabasco breed Duroc chromosome 12, Sscrofa11.1, whole genome shotgun sequence:
- the SPAG7 gene encoding sperm-associated antigen 7 (The RefSeq protein has 1 substitution compared to this genomic sequence) yields the protein MADLLGSILSSMEKPPSLGDQETRRKAREQAARLKKLQEQEKQQKVEFRKRMEKEVSDFIQDSGQIKKKFQPMNKIERSILHDVVEVAGLTSFSFGEDDECRYVMIFKKEFAPSDEELDSYRRGEEWDPQKAEEKRRLKGLAQRQEEEAAQQGPVVVSPASDYKDKYSHLIGKGAAKDAAHMLQANKTYGCVPVANKRDTRSIEEAMNEIRAKKRLRQSGEELPPTS from the exons ATGGCGGACCTACTGGGCTCCATCCTGAGCTCCATGGAGAAGCCACCAAGCCTCGGTGACCAGGAGACTCGGCGCAAGGCCCGAG AGCAGGCAGCCCGCCTGAAGAAACTGCAGGAGCAAGAGAAACAGCAGAAAGTGGAGTTTCGTAAAAGG ATGGAGAAAGAGGTGTCAGATTTCATCCAAGACAGTGGGCAGATCAAGAAAAAGTTTCAGCCGATGAACAAGATAGAGAGGAGCATACT aCACGATGTAGTAGAAGTGGCTGGTCTGACCTCCTTCTCCTTCGGGGAAGACGATGAGTGTCGCTATGTCATGATCTTCAAAAAG gagtttgcACCCTCAGATGAAGAGCTGGATTCCTACCGTCGTGGTGAGGAGTGGGACCCCCAGAAGGCCGAGGAGAAACGGAGGCTGAAG GAGCTGGCCCAgcggcaggaggaggaggcagcacaGCAGGGACCTGTGGTAGTGAGCCCCGCCAGTGATTATAAGGACAAGTACAGCCACCTCATTGGCAAGGGGGCAGCCAAGGATGCGGcccacatgctgcaggccaaCAAGAcctatggctgtg tgcCTGTGGCCAACAAGAGGGATACACGCTCCATTGAAGAGGCCATGAATGAGATCCGGGCCAAGAAGCGTCTGCGGCAGAGCGGGGAAGAGTTGCCACCTACCTCCTAG
- the SPAG7 gene encoding sperm-associated antigen 7 isoform X1, with translation MEFLGEGSDLSHICGNAGSFNPLCLARDQTCVLVLQRCCRSHCASAGTPGLSFFGKCLERGEAWKPGARRAGKGVGGRGGERGIGVEPSSCVFFPFPCTKMEKEVSDFIQDSGQIKKKFQPMNKIERSILHDVVEVAGLTSFSFGEDDECRYVMIFKKEFAPSDEELDSYRRGEEWDPQKAEEKRRLKELAQRQEEEAAQQGPVVVSPASDYKDKYSHLIGKGAAKDAAHMLQANKTYGCVPVANKRDTRSIEEAMNEIRAKKRLRQSGEELPPTS, from the exons atggagttcctgggtgagggatcagatctgagccacatctgtggcaacgctggatcctttaacccactgtgcctggccagggatcaaacctgcgtcctggtgctacagagatgctgccgatcccattgcgcctcagcaggaactccaggacttagtttttttggaaaatgtcttGAGAGAGGTGAAGCCTGGAAGCCAGGGGCACGGAGGGCTGGGaaaggggtgggaggcagaggcgGGGAGAGGGGGATTGGGGTGGAGCCATCGTCTTGtgtcttcttcccttttccctgtACCAAGATGGAGAAAGAGGTGTCAGATTTCATCCAAGACAGTGGGCAGATCAAGAAAAAGTTTCAGCCGATGAACAAGATAGAGAGGAGCATACT aCACGATGTAGTAGAAGTGGCTGGTCTGACCTCCTTCTCCTTCGGGGAAGACGATGAGTGTCGCTATGTCATGATCTTCAAAAAG gagtttgcACCCTCAGATGAAGAGCTGGATTCCTACCGTCGTGGTGAGGAGTGGGACCCCCAGAAGGCCGAGGAGAAACGGAGGCTGAAG GAGCTGGCCCAgcggcaggaggaggaggcagcacaGCAGGGACCTGTGGTAGTGAGCCCCGCCAGTGATTATAAGGACAAGTACAGCCACCTCATTGGCAAGGGGGCAGCCAAGGATGCGGcccacatgctgcaggccaaCAAGAcctatggctgtg tgcCTGTGGCCAACAAGAGGGATACACGCTCCATTGAAGAGGCCATGAATGAGATCCGGGCCAAGAAGCGTCTGCGGCAGAGCGGGGAAGAGTTGCCACCTACCTCCTAG
- the ENO3 gene encoding beta-enolase (The RefSeq protein has 1 substitution, 1 frameshift compared to this genomic sequence) — MAMQKIFAREILDSRGNPTVEVDLHTAKGRFRAAVPSGASTGIYEALELRDGDKSRYLGKGVLKAVEHINKTLGPALLEKKLSVVDQEKVDKFMIELDGTENKSKFGANAILGVSLAVCKAGAAEKGVPLYRHIADLAGNPDLVLPVPAFNVINGGSHAGNKLAMQEFMILPVGASSFREAMRIGAEVYHHLKGVIKGKYGKDATNVGDEGGFAPNILENNEALELLKTAIQAAGYPDKVVIGMDVAASEFYRNGKYDLDFKSPDDPSRHITGEKLGELYKSFIKNYPVVSIEDPFDQDDWKTWTSFLSGVNIQIVGDDLTVTNLKRIAQAVEKKACNCLLLKVNQIGSVTESIQACKLAQSNGWGVMVSHRSGETEDTFIADLVVGLCTGQIKTGAPCRSERLAKYNQLMRIEEALGDKAVFAGRKFRNPKAK; from the exons ATGGCCATGCAGAAAATCTTTGCCCGCGAAATCCTGGACTCCAGGGGCAACCCCACAGTGGAGGTGGACCTGCACACGGCCAAGG gccgATTCCGAGCTGCTGTGCCCAGCGGGGCTTCCACGGGTATCTATGAAGCTCTAGAACTGAGAGATGGAGACAAATCTCGCTACCTGGGCAAAG GGGTCCTGAAGGCTGTGGAACACATCAACAAGACTCTGGGCCCCGCGCTGCTGGAAAAG AAACTAAGTGTGGTGGATCAAGAAAAAGTGGACAAATTTATGATCGAGCTGGATGGGACAGAAAATAAGT CCAAGTTTGGGGCCAATGCCATCCTGGGCGTGTCCCTGGCTGTGTGCAAGGCCGGAGCAGCCGAGAAGGGGGTCCCACTCTACCGTCACATTGCAGATCTCGCCGGCAACCCAGACCTGGTCCTCCCCGTCCCT GCCTTCAATGTGATCAATGGGGGTTCCCATGCGGGAAATAAGCTGGCCATGCAGGAGTTCATGATCCTGCCTGTGGGAGCCAGCTCCTTCAGGGAAGCCATGCGCATCGGCGCCGAGGTCTACCACCACCTCAAGGGGGTCATCAAGGGCAAATACGGGAAGGACGCCACCAATGTGGGAGATGAGGGCGGCTTTGCACCCAACATCCTGGAGAACAATGAAG ccctggagcTGCTGAAGACGGCCATCCAGGCAGCTGGTTACCCCGACAAGGTGGTGATCGGCATGGATGTGGCGGCATCTGAGTTCTACCGCAACGGGAAGTATGATCTCGACTTCAAGTCACCTGACGACCCCTCCCGGCACATCACCGGGGAGAAGCTGGGGGAGCTGTACAAGAGTTTCATCAAGAACTATCCTG TGGTCTCCATTGAGGACCCTTTTGACCAGGATGACTGGAAGACCTGGACCTCCTTCCTCTCGGGGGTCAACATCCAGATCGTGGGGGATGACCTCACAGTCACCAACCCTAAGAGGATTGCCCAGGCAGTTGAGAAGAAGGCCTGCAACTGCCTGCTGCTGAAGGTCAACCAGATCGGCTCTGTGACTGAATCTATCCAGGC CTGCAAACTGGCTCAGTCTAACGGCTGGGGGGTGATGGTGAGCCACCGCTCCGGGGAGACGGAGGACACGTTCATCGCCGAC GTGGTGGGGCTTTGCACGGGACAG aTCAAGACCGGTGCCCCCTGCCGCTCAGAGCGTCTGGCCAAATACAACCAGCTCATGAG GATTGAGGAGGCTCTTGGGGACAAGGCTGTCTTCGCTGGACGCAAGTTCCGTAACCCAAAGGCCAAGTGA
- the PFN1 gene encoding profilin-1, protein MAGWNAYIDNLMADGTCQDAAIVGYKDSPSVWAAVPGKTFVNITPAEVGVLVGKDRSSFFVNGLTLGGQKCSVIRDSLLQDGEFTMDLRTKSTGGAPTFNITVTMTAKTLVLLMGKEGVHGGMINKKCYEMASHLRRSQY, encoded by the exons ATGGCCGGGTGGAACGCCTACATCGACAACCTCATGGCGGACGGGACCTGTCAGGACGCGGCCATCGTGGGCTATAAGGACTCGCCCTCCGTCTGGGCCGCCGTCCCCGGGAAAACCTTCGTCAACATCACG CCAGCTGAGGTTGGTGTCCTGGTTGGCAAAGACCGGTCAAGTTTTTTCGTGAATGGGCTAACGCTTGGGGGCCAGAAATGCTCTGTGATCCGGGACTCACTGCTGCAGGACGGGGAATTTACCATGGATCTTCGTACCAAGAGCACTGGCGGAGCCCCCACCTTCAATATCACTGTCACCATGACTGCCAAGA cGCTAGTCCTGCTGATGGGCAAAGAAGGTGTCCACGGTGGTATGATCAACAAGAAATGTTATGAAATGGCTTCCCACCTGCGGCGTTCCCAGTACTGA